From the genome of Vicia villosa cultivar HV-30 ecotype Madison, WI linkage group LG2, Vvil1.0, whole genome shotgun sequence, one region includes:
- the LOC131652973 gene encoding (-)-isopiperitenol/(-)-carveol dehydrogenase, mitochondrial-like, translating into MAEASSSNGCARLAGKVAIVTGGASGIGKETARVFAEQGARMVVIADIQDELGNQVAASIGIHRCTYIHCDVRDEAQVKNLVQSTVETYGQVDIMFSNAGVVSPTNQTLMELDVSQAHHVFEVNVLGMALCVKHAARAMVEGGVRGSIVCMASVAGSYGGLTMTDYTMSKHAIIGLMRSSSVQLGKYGIRVNCVSPNGLATPLTTKMLDAGPEKVESVYEDYSRLKGVVLNTKHVADAVLFLVSNDSDFVTGLDLRVDGNFVSGKSDSVY; encoded by the exons ATGGCAGAAGCTTCATCCTCTAACGGTTGTGCTAGGTTAGCCGGTAAAGTTGCCATTGTCACCGGAGGTGCTAGTGGTATCGGCAAAGAGACGGCACGTGTCTTTGCCGAACAAGGTGCACGCATGGTGGTGATCGCTGACATTCAAGATGAGTTGGGCAATCAAGTGGCTGCGTCCATTGGCATCCATAGATGCACCTACATTCATTGTGACGTGAGAGACGAAGCTCAAGTCAAAAATCTCGTTCAATCAACTGTCGAAACATATGGAcaa GTAGATATTATGTTTAGCAACGCTGGAGTTGTAAGTCCAACTAATCAAACTCTAATGGAACTCGACGTTTCTCAAGCTCACCATGTGTTCGAAGTTAATGTTCTAGGAATGGCATTATGCGTAAAACACGCGGCGCGTGCGATGGTGGAGGGTGGTGTGAGGGGTAGTATTGTGTGCATGGCGAGCGTCGCTGGTAGCTACGGTGGCTTGACGATGACCGATTACACAATGTCAAAGCACGCTATAATAGGGCTAATGCGCTCATCGAGTGTGCAGCTTGGGAAATACGGAATAAGAGTGAATTGTGTCTCACCAAATGGATTAGCAACACCGCTGACTACGAAAATGCTAGATGCAGGTCCAGAGAAAGTGGAATCAGTTTATGAAGACTATTCGAGGTTGAAAGGAGTGGTTCTCAACACTAAACATGTGGCGGATGCTGTGTTGTTTTTGGTATCTAATGACTCTGACTTTGTCACTGGGCTTGATCTTCGTGTGGATGGCAACTTTGTTTCTGGCAAATCTGATTCAGTATATTAG